TTTATACTGGAGGGGGATAATAGCATAATACTAAGCACTTAGTTTTTGACTCATCTTGAGTCTTGGGAGTCTAGTGTCAGTGCCCTTGTCCAAACAGGTGATCCGACCCAGCCGCAACCCCCACTTGACATTTCCTTTGTCCCGGCCCGGGCCGTCAACGACTGCAATAACTACCATTATTTACAACCAAGAGCTGGATACAACTCCAGCCCCGCCATTGATGCTCGATCTGCAGTCAGCTTATCGCTTTTCTGTAAGTTCGAACAGACGCCTACTCAGGGGTAACGGGGGGCTGGCTGTAAGCCCTAAAGGTATTGATTGTATGAGTTCATCATTTTCCGTCATGAGCTTGCGTTCTATTGAAACAAGCTGTCAATATATGAATAagataatagtttaaattttcaAAGCTTCTTTAATGGCCACTACAAGTCTATGGGACGGCCATAAACAAAGCGGCCTACCAAAAAATAGGGACCAGCTGGTAGCTTTTGGAAAGACTAGCTTGTGCAGTTCCCTTTGGACCCATTTCCAATCACAGACACGCGGCAGACAGGGATGGCATCGCGATAGCGGGGGTACAGTATTATAGCCCCACTGGACCGTTGCGAGCACGGAATCGCTTTCCGCCAGAGTCCTCCTGTTAACCACATACTTATAGTCGTATGACTATGGTTCTCATATAAGTCGGTGCTTCAAGGGTCTAAGAAGCTGGATAAGTTTGTAAATAAGCACTAACATgacaaaaaaaggatgaTTGGGGTTCGCTTTGGGCGACTAGGGATGGCTCCCTTGACGCGCTCTCCCGGCCCTTGTCTGTGAATACTTGCTCAGTTGACTTAGTTCCACAATGGCGGCCCAAAGAATTTCTAAGAATGAAACATAGgtgcatacatatatataagagCCCAGCGCCAGTAGGAATCTAAGAACGACTGCTCACCACTCAAAGCCTCACTCTTCACTGATACTTTGACTTTCTTTCGGAGTTCAGCATGCATATCAGGGAGAGCAAAGGGCTCTTCGCCTTGGCGAGTCTTGTCGCACCGGCGGTTGGCCTTTCATTCAACTGCCAGCCGGGCCAAGCTTGTTGGCCCAGTCTCCAACAATGGGATGCCTTCAACAAGACAGTCTCTGGACGTCTCAGGACTCCAGTTATGCTTGGAAGTCCCTGTTTCCCTAGTTCGCCAGACTACAACAAGGACGTCTGTACCGATGTCCTAGAGCAGTACGGAAACGGCACGTTTCGAGAGACTACGTTTGGATCTACTCAGTTTACGCAATGGGAAGCTTGTGGTGCTGAGAACTGTTATCCTGGATTAGTGCCGCCCCAGGGGTCGACATGTTCTCTCGGAAGAATATCTCCCCTCTATGTCGACGCCTTGGAGCCTTCCGACATCAGCGCCACCATTGCTTTTGCCAAGAAGCACAATATTCGCATTATGCTCAAGAACACTGGACATGACTACCTGGGACgtagtgctgctgccaatACTCTCGGCCTGCGAACTCACAACATGAAGAACATGACATTTGCGTCTTCCTTTTCGGCCAAGAACTGCTCTGTCGcttctaaaaaaaagaatattggCATTATTGGTGCAGGTGTCACCGCAGAAGATGCAATTGCATTCTTCAACAATCATGGCATGATGATCACTATGGGAGCTTGCCATACAGTTGGTATCGCCGGTGGATATGGTCAATCTGCAGGTCACGGCCCGCTTGGCCCTTCCAAAGGCTTGATGGTGGATCAAGCTGTTGAATTTGACGTTATTACAGCCGATGGTGTCTTGAGAACGATCAACGAATGTAACGAACCCGACCTCTTCTGGGCAATGCGCGGTGGCGGTGGCCAGTCATACGCCGTCCTTGTCAACTACAAGTTCCAGGTCTACCCGCAAACGAAGTGGGCTACATGGCTGTTCAACGCCACTATCACTTCACCCAGCTCTAATGTTACAGAGAACACTATCCTGAGGGAGGTTCTCACAGCTATGTCAACTGACCAGGAAACTTGGACAAAGAACGGCGTTGCTGGATATAATAACATTTTGCCCGAGTCTCTCACATTCCTGGAGATTCTGCCTGCTGACGGTGATCCGTTGACAACTCTTAAGGAGTTAACTGCCAGTTTTAACACATTACTATCTAATCACCCCGGCATCAATGTTATTTCGAGCACTTACCAACAATTCGACAGTGAGACAGACTTCTTCATTGGCCAAAACACTTTCTACACCCCGAATACTGCAGTTGGTCTGTCGTCTGCGGTCCCAAGTCGTCTTATCACCGTTGACAACTTCGAGAGCCCTGAGAAGATTGATACTCTTGTGTCCAGCATTCTTAACGGCTTGGAAGCTGCTCGCGTGCAAGTTGGCGAGGCACTATCAAGTGGAGTGAACGTTTTCCTGCTCAAGACTTCCCCATTCAACACTCCCGACTCAGCAAACGCAACCAGCACCAACCCTGCTTGGCGAAAGACCCTGTGGCACTTGGTTTACGGCGTTAGCTATGAGCCCGGCACTCCTGATTCCACCGCCAACCTGATGATGTCGGGCGCCCGTGCGGCCATTGATGTTATCAAGGCTCCGTTGTCTGTCCAGGCTGCCTATATGAACGAGGCCGATCCGGCTGAGCCCGACTGGCAGAACGTGTTTTTTGGAGAGTACTATGGCAAGCTTCTCGCCATTAAGAAGAAGTGGGATCCGGATACCGTGCTCAACTGCTACAAGTGTGTTGGCTATCTTGGAGACCATGATCCTATGTACTCTTGCTATGGCAACAACCCCAAAGCATCAGTACAGTATCCTTTTAACTAAACGGGGATAAGAAATGAACGAACTTACGATAGATATGGACATAGTGTAatagatataataataatattcaaGTAAAATATCTTGTCTGACTTCATCTTAACGAACTATACTGTATgtgtaataaaaaaaagttgtatGCGTATGGTTATAGGATTTCtcatctttttgttttcttcttgtatatGTTTCAGTAACACTAAGTTCTGCAGTCAAGAAAAAAGGTTGCAAATATACTAAATGGCAGGTCAATGAACGTGTACAAATCTTTGATATAGAATTGAGAGTCTCGAGATTCTGAGCATTCGCACAATTTTATTATCAGATTATACATACCTAGCCTAAGTGAGTGTTGGAGAAATAAATACGAGGCCTTGGTATTGAAGAACATATAGCTGTCCCATAAAAGTGTTGGGCAATTAAAGTCATATTTATATCTGAAATGCTCACCACAGCTTGTTCAGTTTCCTTTACAACCTCAAACTGTACGCTTTTCCCACGTTGTGACATCCCAGCAATGAGGCGCGCTTCCACTTCAACTACACATTTCACAAGTTGTTCACATCAGGCATTCTTCTCAGGCCCAGAATAAGAGGTTGACGCCACGTTATAATTCATTCATTTCGATTAAATCAATAGCAGGACACTcttgtaaatatatatatattgcgGCCTTTGCCACCATAGAGAAATTATATACATCAAAAAACTATTAGGCCATCCgccactttttttccttccctaGTTAGGTGCTTTAAACAGCGGGGAGAACCCAAGTGGTAACAGACTCAGTGGGAACATTGCCGCTCCACTCCTGGCCGCTCTGGGTAGTGAGGTGAATGTAGATATCGTTGCCGAAGGTGTTCTCAATGACGACCGTGCGGGTACCGTCAGGGTTGAGAGAAGCAACGGACTGGATACCACCGCTGCCGGAGTAGGTGTAGCTGCCAGTGCCGCTGAGGACGGTGGCGCCGACGGGGATGAACTTGCTGTACTGGGCCATCATGTAGTAGGCGGTCTGGAAGGTGTACTGGCCGTTGTTGATGGTGACGAGACCAGTGCAGGTGGCGCATCCGCCCTCAGACAGGTGAGGGCCGTCCTGGGCGGTGGTGCCGAGGGTCCAGGCAGCAACACCAGAGGCCCAGTTCTGGAGAGGGCCGATGGTGAAGCTGGAGGCCTGGTTCCAGGCACCGGTGGAGGGAGTCCAGCACTCGGTCATGTACTGCTCCACGTTGGGGAACTGGTTCTTGAA
The Trichoderma asperellum chromosome 7, complete sequence DNA segment above includes these coding regions:
- a CDS encoding uncharacterized protein (EggNog:ENOG41~CAZy:AA7~SECRETED:SignalP(1-21)); the encoded protein is MHIRESKGLFALASLVAPAVGLSFNCQPGQACWPSLQQWDAFNKTVSGRLRTPVMLGSPCFPSSPDYNKDVCTDVLEQYGNGTFRETTFGSTQFTQWEACGAENCYPGLVPPQGSTCSLGRISPLYVDALEPSDISATIAFAKKHNIRIMLKNTGHDYLGRSAAANTLGLRTHNMKNMTFASSFSAKNCSVASKKKNIGIIGAGVTAEDAIAFFNNHGMMITMGACHTVGIAGGYGQSAGHGPLGPSKGLMVDQAVEFDVITADGVLRTINECNEPDLFWAMRGGGGQSYAVLVNYKFQVYPQTKWATWLFNATITSPSSNVTENTILREVLTAMSTDQETWTKNGVAGYNNILPESLTFLEILPADGDPLTTLKELTASFNTLLSNHPGINVISSTYQQFDSETDFFIGQNTFYTPNTAVGLSSAVPSRLITVDNFESPEKIDTLVSSILNGLEAARVQVGEALSSGVNVFLLKTSPFNTPDSANATSTNPAWRKTLWHLVYGVSYEPGTPDSTANLMMSGARAAIDVIKAPLSVQAAYMNEADPAEPDWQNVFFGEYYGKLLAIKKKWDPDTVLNCYKCVGYLGDHDPMYSCYGNNPKASVQYPFN